In Brassica rapa cultivar Chiifu-401-42 chromosome A06, CAAS_Brap_v3.01, whole genome shotgun sequence, a single window of DNA contains:
- the LOC103872427 gene encoding organic cation/carnitine transporter 6: MSGPSEPLLLSHIGADDSNVDHKTRPEALTFDSIVEHSLSDFGFWQLFQVILVGLTLLFDAQQIFITVYTDAYPTWHCLNHTICDQATSDICKLPRSAWEWDGGSTDKTIISDFGLECSSSLLRGMPTSAFYIGGIVGGFVLALIPDGFLGRKKLVFLSTFATSVTAISVVFSTNVWIYTTLKFVNGFSKSQTWSYAMVLISERVSTKWRPRATMIPFTFFVLGFMSLSGIAYLAQHSSWRFLYLYTAVPALLYCIFLYLFALESPRWLHLQGNDEEAIKVLKSMSSKNKPYLELLVSVLPLEQETSKQLPRYSIKDFFFRKWAFRRIVVVMIIMFGLGISYYGVPLAARDIDVNIYLSETLNAVVELPSFVITPILLERFNRRSSVLVNTLLGGASGVLCFVLSVLGKTGIAFAFELSTFFCARIGFNLMAVYMVEMFPTCVRSSATMMFRQALVVGGACCPLIASIGRDLPSVSFAIFGVAMSGLGLFVLILPETKGSSLCDTMEEQEKRDQAINSSRC, encoded by the coding sequence ATGTCTGGTCCTTCAGAACCATTGTTGCTGTCTCATATCGGCGCCGATGATTCTAACGTCGACCACAAAACCAGACCAGAAGCTTTAACTTTCGACAGCATTGTCGAACACAGTCTATCAGATTTTGGGTTCTGGCAACTCTTCCAGGTAATCCTCGTTGGACTCACTTTGCTCTTCGATGCTCAGCAGATATTCATCACGGTTTACACAGACGCATACCCTACATGGCACTGTCTTAACCACACGATCTGCGATCAAGCCACTTCCGACATCTGCAAGCTCCCAAGATCAGCTTGGGAATGGGACGGTGGCTCCACGGACAAAACCATCATTTCAGATTTTGGACTCGAGTGCTCGAGCTCATTACTCAGAGGTATGCCTACCTCTGCTTTCTACATCGGTGGCATCGTTGGTGGATTCGTTCTAGCTTTAATCCCAGATGGTTTCTTGGGCCGCAAGAAATTAGTTTTTCTCTCAACTTTTGCTACGTCAGTGACTGCAATCTCTGTTGTTTTCTCAACCAACGTATGGATTTACACAACACTAAAGTTTGTCAACGGGTTCTCGAAATCACAGACATGGTCATATGCGATGGTTCTCATCAGCGAGCGAGTCTCCACCAAATGGAGACCAAGAGCTACCATGATTCCATTTACCTTTTTCGTTTTAGGGTTTATGTCATTGTCTGGAATCGCTTACCTTGCTCAACACTCTTCATGGAGATTTCTCTATCTCTACACAGCCGTTCCCGCATTATTATACTGTATCTTTCTCTACCTTTTCGCGCTCGAATCACCTCGGTGGCTTCACTTGCAaggaaacgacgaagaagccatTAAAGTTCTCAAAAGCATGTCATCGAAGAATAAACCCTACTTGGAATTACTAGTTTCTGTGTTACCCCTGGAGCAAGAAACCTCTAAACAACTGCCAAGGTACTCTATTAAGGACTTCTTCTTCCGAAAGTGGGCTTTTCGGAGGATTGTAGTTGTTATGATCATAATGTTTGGATTGGGAATATCATACTACGGAGTTCCTTTAGCAGCTAGAGACATAGACGTCAACATCTACTTATCTGAAACCCTAAACGCAGTGGTGGAGTTGCCTTCTTTTGTTATCACTCCGATTTTATTGGAGAGGTTCAACAGAAGAAGCTCTGTTCTAGTGAATACCTTACTCGGTGGAGCTTCGGGAGTGCTTTGTTTCGTTCTCAGCGTTCTTGGGAAAACAGGCATTGCGTTTGCGTTTGAGCTATCGACGTTTTTCTGTGCAAGGATCGGATTCAACCTAATGGCGGTTTACATGGTTGAAATGTTTCCTACTTGTGTGAGAAGTTCTGCAACAATGATGTTTAGACAGGCCCTTGTTGTTGGAGGAGCTTGTTGTCCGCTCATTGCTTCCATTGGAAGAGATCTACCATCAGTATCCTTTGCGATTTTCGGAGTTGCCATGTCTGGTTTGGGGTTGTTCGTTTTGATTCTACCCGAGACAAAAGGTTCAAGCCTCTGCGATACAATggaagaacaagaaaaaagagATCAAGCTATAAACTCTAGCCGTTGTTGA
- the LOC103872428 gene encoding cation/H(+) antiporter 1 — MDPKMLFCLPEGDALFNPLNTMFIQMACILVFSQFFYLFLKPCGQAGPVAQILAGIVLSLLTIIQKVHDFFLQKDSASYYIFFSFLLRTCFMFLIGLELDLDFMKRNLKNSIVITLGSLVSCAIIWIPFLWFLVRFLHIKGDILTLYVAFLVTLSNTASPVVIRSIIDWKLHTSEIGRLAISCGLFIEMTNIFIYTMVIAYISGKMTGDIFAYTFATVVIIFINRFLASWLPKRNPKEKYLSKAETLAFFILILIIALTIESSNINSTGFVFLIGLMFPREGKTYRTMINRLSYPIHEFVLPVYFGYIGFRFSVHSLTKRHYLVLCMIVALSMVAKLLGVLCACLFLKIPKKYWLFLSTILSVKGHIGLVLLDSNLTYKKWFTPIIHDMLIATLVITTLLSGVISSLLLRTQEKGFSHQKTSLEFHDTKEELRVLTCVYGVRQARGLISLISALNGASSSPFTPYLMHLIPLSKKRKTELLYHELDVDGVNSTGGDDEFGTNEGLEINDSIDSFTRDRKVMIRQVKRVALMQNMHEEICNGSEDLRVSIVFLPFHKHQRIDGKTTNDGEAFRDMNRKVLKQAQCSIGIFVDRNITGFRQLHGFESVQHVAALFFGGPDDREALSLCQWLINNSQIHLTIIQFVADGSETENLVGDAVTKENNDVLMEIVGNDQTNDETDRSFLEEYYNRFVTTGQVGFIEKRVSNGEQTLTILREIGEMYSLFVVGKHRGDCLMTSRMNDWEECPELGTVGDFLASSNMDVNASVLVVQRYRHSFEIFVDE; from the exons ATGGATCCAAAAATGTTGTTCTGTCTACCGGAAGGAGATGCATTGTTTAATCCACTCAATACAATGTTTATTCAAATGGCTTGCATTCTCGTCTTCTCTCAGTTCTTCTATCTCTTCCTTAAACCCTGTGGCCAAGCTGGTCCCGTTGCTCAAATTCTC GCTGGGATTGTATTGAGTTTGCTCACAATAATCCAAAAGGTCCACGATTTCTTCCTCCAAAAAGACTCAGCAAGCTATTACATCTTTTTCTCATTTCTTTTACGAACATGTTTCATGTTCTTGATCGGTCTCGAACTTGATCTTGACTTTATGAAACGAAACTTGAAGAACTCCATTGTCATAACCTTAGGCTCCTTAGTCTCTTGTGCCATCATCTGGATCCCTTTCCTCTGGTTCCTCGTTCGTTTTCTACATATCAAAGGGGACATCTTAACGTTGTACGTAGCCTTCCTGGTTACCTTATCGAACACGGCATCTCCTGTGGTCATCCGCTCAATCATTGACTGGAAACTCCACACATCTGAGATCGGAAGGCTAGCGATATCCTGCGGATTGTTCATCGAGATGACCAACATTTTCATCTACACTATGGTCATTGCTTACATCTCCGGGAAAATGACAGGAGACATCTTTGCCTACACATTTGCCACGGTTGTTATAATTTTCATCAATAGATTCTTAGCTTCATGGCTCCCCAAAAGAAACCCTAAAGAGAAGTACCTCTCCAAAGCTGAAACGCTCGCTTTTTTCATCCTTATTCTAATAATTGCGTTAACCATTGAGTCCAGCAACATAAACTCAACTGGTTTCGTGTTCTTGATTGGACTAATGTTTCCAAGAGAAGGTAAAACTTACAGAACGATGATCAACCGGCTGAGTTACCCGATTCACGAGTTTGTTCTTCCGGTTTACTTTGGTTACATCGGGTTTAGATTCAGCGTCCACTCTCTAACCAAACGTCATTACCTAGTCCTCTGTATGATAGTGGCTTTAAGCATGGTAGCGAAGCTTCTAGGAGTCTTATGTGCATGTTTATTCCTTAAGATCCCAAAGAAGTATTGGCTTTTCTTGTCTACGATTCTCTCAGTTAAAGGTCATATTGGTCTGGTCCTCCTCGACTCAAACTTGACCTACAAG AAATGGTTTACTCCGATAATTCATGATATGCTCATTGCGACACTGGTGATCACGACTTTGTTAAGCGGAGTAATATCTTCTTTATTACTTAGAACGCAAGAAAAGGGTTTCTCACACCAAAAAACATCGCTTGAGTTCCACGATACCAAAGAGGAGCTACGTGTGCTGACTTGCGTCTACGGTGTACGTCAAGCTCGTGGACTAATCTCTCTAATCTCTGCTCTAAATGGAGCTTCTTCTTCACCTTTCACACCTTATCTCATGCACCTCATACCCCTCTCCAAGAAGCGAAAAACTGAACTACTGTACCACGAACTAGACGTAGATGGAGTGAACTCCACTGGAGGAGACGATGAGTTTGGAACCAACGAAGGACTAGAGATCAATGACTCGATTGATTCATTCACTAGAGACAGAAAGGTCATGATCCGGCAAGTGAAACGAGTAGCGCTGATGCAGAACATGCACGAAGAGATCTGTAACGGGAGCGAAGATCTTCGCGTCTCCATCGTGTTTCTTCCGTTCCATAAACACCAGAGGATCGATGGGAAAACTACAAACGACGGGGAAGCTTTTCGGGATATGAACCGGAAGGTGCTAAAGCAAGCACAGTGTTCGATCGGTATCTTTGTGGATAGAAACATAACAGGGTTTCGCCAGCTTCACGGGTTTGAGTCGGTGCAACACGTCGCTGCATTGTTCTTTGGTGGTCCTGATGATCGTGAGGCTCTGTCCTTGTGCCAGTGGCTTATCAATAACTCTCAAATTCACCTCACTATCATACAGTTTGTCGCGGATGGCTCAGAGACAGAGAATCTTGTCGGAGACGCGGTGACCAAAGAAAACAACGATGTTTTAATGGAGATTGTTGGTAACGATCAGACAAACGACGAAACTGATCGAAGTTTCTTAGAGGAATACTATAACAG ATTTGTAACGACGGGGCAAGTTGGATTCATAGAGAAGCGAGTAAGCAACGGAGAGCAAACACTGACGATTCTGAGAGAGATAGGAGAGATGTATTCACTGTTTGTGGTGGGAAAACACAGAGGAGATTGCCTAATGACGTCAAGAATGAACGATTGGGAAGAGTGTCCGGAACTAGGAACGGTCGGAGATTTCTTGGCTTCATCAAATATGGATGTAAATGCTTCTGTATTAGTAGTTCAAAGATATAGACACTCATTTGAAATCTTTGtggatgaataa
- the LOC103872429 gene encoding dihomomethionine N-hydroxylase, with protein sequence MTMMMSLTTSLPYPFQILLVFILSMASISLLGRILSRPTKTKDRSRQLPPGPPGWPILGNLPELMMTRPRHKYIDIALKGQKPEIACFNFAGTHAIVINSDEIAREALKERDADFADRPNLFNMRTIGGNHKSMGNSPYGEQFMKMKRVITTEIMSVKTLNMLVAARTVEADNLLAYLLSMYKRSETADVREFSRVYGYAVTMRLLFGRRHITKENVFSDEGRLGQAEKDHLDAIFETLNCLPSFSPADYLEKWFRGWNIDGQEERVVMYCNKVRSYNNPIIDERVELWREKGGKAAVEDWIDTFITLKDENGKYYITPDEVKAQCVEFCIAAIDNPANNMEWTLAEMLKNPEILKKALKELDEVVGRDRLVQESDIPNLNYLKACCRETFRIHPSAHYVPTHVARQDTTLGGYFIPKGSHIHVGRPGIGRSSKVWKDPLVYKPERHLEGDGISKELSLVESELRFVSFGTGRRGCVGVKVGTIMMVIMLARFLQAFNWKLHPGYGPLSLEEDDALLMAKPLLLSVEPRLAPNLYPKFCP encoded by the exons ATGACAATGATGATGAGCCTTACAACATCATTACCATACCCTTTTCAAATCCTACTAGTCTTTATCTTGTCCATGGCATCAATCAGTTTGCTTGGCCGAATACTATCAAGACCCACAAAAACCAAAGACCGGTCTCGTCAGCTTCCTCCTGGACCACCAGGATGGCCCATCCTCGGCAATTTGCCCGAACTAATGATGACTCGTCCTAGGCACAAATATATCGACATCGCCTTGAAAGGGCAAAAACCGGAGATCGCATGTTTCAACTTCGCCGGAACACACGCCATCGTCATAAACTCTGACGAGATCGCTCGAGAAGCGCTTAAAGAGCGAGACGCCGACTTCGCAGACCGGCCAAATCTTTTCAACATGAGAACCATCGGAGGCAATCACAAATCAATGGGGAACTCACCCTACGGTGAACAGTTCATGAAGATGAAAAGAGTGATCACTACGGAGATTATGTCCGTTAAAACATTAAACATGTTAGTAGCTGCGAGAACTGTTGAAGCGGACAACCTCCTTGCTTACCTTCTCTCCATGTACAAACGGTCTGAGACTGCTGACGTTAGAGAGTTCTCGAGGGTTTATGGTTACGCTGTGACCATGAGATTGTTGTTTGGAAGGAGACATATCACGAAAGAAAATGTTTTCTCCGACGAGGGAAGGTTAGGACAAGCGGAGAAAGATCATCTTGATGCGATTTTCGAAACCTTAAACTGTTTGCCGAGTTTCTCTCCGGCGGATTACTTGGAAAAATGGTTTAGAGGTTGGAACATTGATGGTCAAGAGGAGAGGGTGGTAATGTACTGTAATAAAGTTCGCAGTTACAACAATCCGATCATTGACGAGAGGGTGGAGCTATGGAGGGAAAAAGGTGGGAAAGCAGCTGTTGAAGATTGGATTGATACTTTCATTACGCTAAAAGATGAAAATGGAAAGTATTATATCACGCCGGATGAGGTCAAAGCTCAATGCGTT GAGTTTTGTATAGCAGCGATCGATAATCCGGCAAATAACATGGAATGGACACTTGCGGAAATGTTAAAAAACCCGGAGATTCTCAAAAAAGCTTTGAAGGAGTTAGACGAAGTGGTGGGAAGAGACAGGCTTGTTCAGGAATCTGACATACCAAATCTAAACTACTTAAAAGCTTGTTGCAGAGAAACATTCAGGATTCACCCTAGTGCTCATTATGTCCCTACACATGTGGCTCGTCAAGATACCACCCTCGGGGGTTATTTCATTCCCAAAG GTAGCCACATTCATGTAGGGCGTCCAGGAATAGGCCGGAGCTCCAAAGTATGGAAAGATCCATTGGTATACAAACCAGAGCGTCACCTCGAAGGAGATGGAATCTCGAAGGAGCTTTCTCTGGTCGAAAGTGAATTGCGTTTCGTGTCGTTTGGTACCGGTCGGCGTGGCTGCGTCGGTGTCAAAGTCGGGACGATCATGATGGTTATAATGTTGGCTAGGTTTCTTCAAGCGTTTAACTGGAAACTCCATCCTGGTTACGGACCGTTAAGTCTAGAGGAAGATGATGCATTGCTTATGGCTAAACCTCTTCTCTTGTCCGTTGAGCCACGCTTGGCACCCAACCTTTATCCAAAATTCTGCCCttga